A stretch of Treponema vincentii F0403 DNA encodes these proteins:
- a CDS encoding 3-deoxy-7-phosphoheptulonate synthase, with protein sequence MNNRPLLYHRRIERIHPLISPQQMLEKLPVSEKSCRTVLTGRKEVEAILSGADNRFLLIVGPCSIHDPVSAMDYAQRLMRLRTKYSGSFCIIMRVYFEKPRTGLGWRGLIVEPRMDGVIDIAGGLETARKTLSAITELGLPAASELLDPIVPQYTADFISWASIGARSAESQIHRELASGLSMPVGFKNPTDGDINTAINAIVSAREPHAFLGIMQNGSPAVMHTSGNEYAHLVLRGSVHGINYDRASIEESSRTLAERGIRPALLIDCSHGNSQRNPEKQRDILLESIRLRLEQPQLAAIRGCMLESFIQAGTAALEHCTEKSEYGKSVTDPCMSWEMTESLLAEAAVLWAEQLH encoded by the coding sequence ATGAACAATCGCCCGCTTTTATACCATCGGCGTATTGAGCGAATCCATCCGTTGATTTCTCCGCAGCAAATGCTTGAAAAGCTTCCCGTATCGGAAAAATCATGCCGAACGGTGTTGACCGGAAGAAAAGAGGTGGAAGCAATCTTGTCCGGCGCAGACAACCGGTTCTTATTGATTGTAGGGCCGTGTTCCATCCACGATCCGGTTTCCGCAATGGATTATGCACAACGATTGATGCGCCTTAGAACAAAATACAGCGGCAGCTTTTGCATTATCATGCGGGTCTATTTTGAAAAACCCCGCACCGGTTTGGGCTGGCGCGGTTTGATTGTGGAGCCGAGGATGGACGGCGTAATCGATATTGCCGGCGGATTGGAAACAGCGCGAAAAACGCTGAGCGCCATTACCGAACTTGGGCTGCCGGCCGCTTCGGAACTGCTTGACCCTATTGTGCCGCAATATACTGCGGATTTTATCAGTTGGGCATCTATCGGCGCACGTTCCGCAGAAAGTCAGATCCATCGGGAACTTGCTTCGGGGCTGTCGATGCCGGTAGGATTTAAAAATCCCACAGACGGCGATATTAACACGGCGATAAATGCGATTGTTTCCGCACGGGAACCGCATGCGTTCCTCGGCATCATGCAAAACGGCAGCCCCGCAGTGATGCATACGAGCGGCAACGAATATGCGCACCTTGTGTTGAGGGGAAGCGTGCACGGGATAAATTACGACAGGGCTTCGATAGAGGAAAGCAGCCGTACCTTAGCGGAACGGGGAATACGGCCGGCGCTTTTAATCGACTGCTCGCACGGCAACTCGCAGCGGAATCCCGAAAAACAGCGGGATATCCTGTTGGAAAGCATCCGCCTAAGACTGGAACAGCCGCAGCTTGCGGCAATCCGAGGCTGTATGCTCGAAAGCTTTATTCAGGCGGGAACCGCCGCGCTGGAACACTGCACCGAAAAAAGCGAATACGGCAAATCCGTTACCGACCCGTGCATGAGCTGGGAAATGACCGAATCCCTCCTCGCCGAAGCCGCAGTTTTATGGGCAGAGCAACTGCATTAG
- a CDS encoding AI-2E family transporter — protein MQKSLKFQTVSFFIILAITVALVARVFLPYASVLLWSAILYIMFGPLYHKLITKLNPESRWFKARQKIIAAIFSAGIIILVAGVMFFFLIKLIGQGQMFVKKVMNFFITHPHLLTMEKDSPLNELVMQISMGTIDLSSFDLKKELMNFFLQYADTIIRYATGIAKNIGNFVLSLLFMCFALYFLFIDGQYLGSVFVTAIPIQVSEGQKLAAKIKDTITNLFMGYFLVSICQFAAAFIVYTIFRVEGALLLSFLTFFSSFLPFFGCALVWLPLGVEILLTAGLLKGILFLCVAGFFISSIDNFLRPMFLQNRIQIHPLLIFFSILGGIRFFKLNGIVLGPMFVILLFTLIDIARTSDSTDIEE, from the coding sequence ATGCAAAAATCGCTCAAGTTTCAAACCGTTTCTTTTTTTATCATATTGGCAATTACCGTTGCATTGGTCGCGCGGGTTTTTCTGCCTTATGCAAGCGTACTGTTATGGTCGGCAATCCTCTACATTATGTTCGGGCCGTTATACCATAAGCTGATTACCAAACTAAACCCTGAGTCCCGGTGGTTTAAAGCACGGCAAAAAATTATCGCCGCTATATTTTCGGCCGGTATTATCATACTGGTCGCCGGTGTTATGTTCTTTTTTCTCATTAAACTGATCGGACAGGGGCAGATGTTTGTAAAAAAAGTGATGAATTTTTTTATTACGCATCCGCACTTGCTTACAATGGAAAAAGATTCGCCGCTGAATGAATTGGTCATGCAGATTTCGATGGGAACAATCGATTTATCGTCCTTTGATTTAAAAAAAGAACTGATGAATTTCTTCCTTCAATACGCAGATACGATTATCCGCTATGCAACCGGTATTGCAAAAAACATCGGTAATTTTGTGCTTTCGCTTCTGTTTATGTGCTTTGCACTCTATTTTCTGTTTATCGACGGGCAATACCTCGGTTCGGTGTTTGTAACGGCTATTCCGATTCAGGTATCCGAAGGGCAAAAACTCGCGGCAAAGATAAAAGATACCATCACCAATCTTTTTATGGGCTATTTTTTAGTTTCGATATGCCAATTTGCCGCGGCGTTTATCGTATACACTATTTTTCGGGTGGAAGGAGCGCTGCTTTTATCCTTTTTAACTTTTTTCAGCTCGTTTTTACCCTTCTTCGGCTGCGCGTTGGTATGGCTGCCGCTCGGTGTCGAAATACTACTGACGGCCGGTTTGCTTAAAGGCATTCTCTTTTTATGCGTCGCAGGATTTTTTATCAGCTCGATCGATAACTTTTTACGGCCGATGTTCTTGCAAAACCGTATCCAGATACACCCGCTGCTGATTTTCTTTTCGATACTCGGCGGTATCCGTTTTTTCAAATTGAACGGAATCGTGCTTGGCCCGATGTTCGTTATCCTTTTATTTACATTGATCGATATTGCACGGACTTCCGACAGTACGGATATTGAAGAGTAG
- the nagB gene encoding glucosamine-6-phosphate deaminase has translation MRLIIKNDYDSCSVWAADYICKKITDFAPAASKPFVLGLPTGSTPLGVYKELIKRYREGKISFKHVVTFNMDEYVGLSPDHPQSYHYFMYENFFKHIDIEPSNIHILDGMAEDPKAECEKYEAAIARYGKIHLFMGGVGADGHIAFNEPGSSLSSRTRQKTLTQDTIAMNARFFEGNTAAVPKTALTVGIGTITDAEEVMILATGYNKARAVRHAVEGSVNHIWTISALQMHPHAIIVCDEPATDELRVGTVRYFKDIESSISTGGSK, from the coding sequence ATGCGTTTAATTATAAAAAACGATTATGATTCTTGTTCCGTATGGGCGGCGGACTATATTTGTAAAAAGATTACTGATTTTGCTCCGGCAGCGTCAAAACCGTTTGTTCTCGGCCTGCCTACCGGTTCTACCCCGCTCGGCGTCTATAAAGAATTGATTAAGCGGTATCGGGAAGGAAAGATTTCGTTTAAACACGTAGTTACTTTTAATATGGACGAATATGTCGGTTTATCCCCCGACCATCCGCAAAGTTATCATTATTTTATGTATGAAAATTTCTTTAAGCACATCGATATCGAGCCTTCAAACATCCACATTTTAGACGGTATGGCGGAGGATCCGAAAGCGGAGTGTGAAAAATACGAAGCGGCGATTGCACGGTACGGAAAAATTCATTTATTCATGGGCGGAGTCGGAGCGGACGGGCATATCGCTTTTAATGAGCCCGGCTCTTCGCTTTCGTCCCGCACCCGGCAGAAAACACTGACGCAGGATACCATTGCGATGAACGCCCGTTTTTTTGAAGGCAATACGGCGGCTGTTCCCAAGACGGCTCTTACCGTCGGCATAGGCACTATCACCGATGCGGAAGAGGTGATGATCCTTGCAACCGGTTATAACAAGGCGCGGGCTGTGCGCCATGCGGTAGAAGGCAGCGTTAATCATATCTGGACAATTTCTGCATTGCAGATGCATCCGCATGCAATAATCGTGTGCGATGAACCGGCTACCGATGAACTCCGCGTCGGAACCGTCCGGTATTTTAAAGATATTGAATCTTCAATTTCAACGGGCGGCTCAAAATAA
- the nagA gene encoding N-acetylglucosamine-6-phosphate deacetylase encodes MENTICFHNATVVTGYSLMENSCVYVKDGKIEDVFSERRFLNKRFPSEARIIDVDRAYIAPGLIDTHIHGFAGFGTEDNSPDSILEMSKALAGYGVTAFNPTLYPTEPENMTQCIRAIVDAMGHEEGATIMGLHLEGPFISPEKPGALSPSAISPVNFDLMDKLWAASNGNIVNMTVAPELKNMRELALYCIKKNIVLQAGHTNALYENMLEGMQAGILHSTHLFNAMSQMHHRNPGAVGAILIHPEMSCEIIADGIHVHPDLIRLLVRDKPIDKIVLVTDSLKPTEQRGGKLIANGDEVVFQDGCFHRKADGVIAGSSLSMIRGVKNLVSFGFPVETAVRFGSANPAEIMRYSKRGSIMPGYEGDLIVFDKQFNILATVIKGNLKKTLF; translated from the coding sequence ATGGAAAATACAATTTGTTTTCATAATGCGACGGTAGTAACCGGTTACTCCTTAATGGAAAACAGCTGTGTCTATGTTAAGGACGGAAAAATTGAAGATGTCTTTAGCGAACGCCGCTTTTTAAATAAACGCTTCCCATCGGAGGCGCGAATCATCGATGTCGATAGAGCATATATTGCTCCCGGATTAATCGATACCCACATTCACGGTTTTGCCGGATTTGGAACGGAAGACAACTCTCCCGATTCCATACTCGAAATGTCGAAGGCGCTCGCAGGCTACGGCGTAACGGCCTTTAACCCGACGCTGTATCCTACCGAACCGGAGAACATGACTCAATGTATCCGTGCAATTGTCGATGCAATGGGACATGAAGAGGGAGCAACCATCATGGGATTGCACCTTGAAGGGCCGTTTATTTCGCCGGAAAAACCCGGAGCATTAAGCCCTTCTGCAATCAGTCCCGTCAATTTTGATTTGATGGATAAACTTTGGGCTGCTTCAAATGGAAATATCGTTAATATGACGGTTGCTCCGGAGCTTAAAAATATGCGCGAGCTTGCTCTGTACTGCATCAAAAAGAATATTGTACTGCAAGCGGGGCATACCAATGCGCTCTACGAGAATATGCTGGAAGGAATGCAGGCAGGCATCTTACACTCAACACACCTTTTTAACGCAATGAGCCAGATGCACCACCGCAACCCCGGCGCCGTCGGAGCTATTTTAATCCACCCCGAAATGTCCTGCGAAATTATTGCGGACGGTATTCATGTTCATCCCGATCTCATTCGGCTCTTGGTACGGGATAAGCCGATCGATAAAATTGTTCTGGTAACCGACAGCCTCAAACCGACGGAGCAGCGCGGAGGTAAGCTGATTGCAAATGGTGATGAGGTTGTGTTCCAAGACGGCTGCTTTCACCGTAAAGCGGACGGCGTTATTGCCGGTTCAAGTCTTTCGATGATCCGCGGGGTTAAAAATCTTGTGTCTTTCGGTTTCCCTGTAGAAACAGCTGTCCGCTTCGGCTCTGCAAATCCTGCCGAAATTATGCGGTATTCCAAACGCGGTTCCATTATGCCGGGGTACGAAGGAGATCTTATCGTATTCGATAAGCAGTTCAATATTCTTGCAACGGTCATAAAAGGAAATCTGAAAAAAACTTTATTTTAA
- a CDS encoding cyclic nucleotide-binding domain-containing protein, which yields MNIVEIPLPLLRNELSAVSFLSCLTEDELDALAQFSQLCALDEGEVLIAEGTINANFYILMSGSLDVVKQGKWNKQVHVATLRDHASVGESALLEDELSTASVSAAEDTVVLILSRSQFKKYINAYPKAGLVMMTYIVFSLLQKLRSANEELADERSMEFAQEYLTAMVDMFQEDGNSESDDNQ from the coding sequence ATGAATATTGTAGAAATTCCCCTGCCGCTGTTGCGGAACGAACTGTCGGCCGTGTCGTTTTTATCCTGCCTCACCGAAGACGAACTGGACGCGCTCGCGCAGTTTTCTCAGCTTTGCGCACTTGACGAAGGCGAAGTTCTGATTGCGGAAGGCACAATAAACGCCAATTTTTATATCTTGATGAGCGGATCCCTCGACGTGGTAAAACAAGGAAAATGGAATAAGCAGGTGCACGTCGCAACGCTGCGCGATCACGCCTCGGTCGGCGAGTCGGCATTGTTGGAAGATGAACTTAGTACCGCAAGCGTCAGCGCAGCCGAAGATACCGTCGTGCTGATTCTTTCCCGTAGTCAATTTAAAAAATACATCAATGCTTATCCCAAGGCGGGATTGGTGATGATGACGTATATCGTATTCAGCCTTTTGCAAAAGCTGCGCAGCGCAAACGAAGAGCTTGCCGACGAGCGCAGTATGGAATTTGCGCAGGAATATTTAACCGCGATGGTCGACATGTTCCAAGAAGACGGAAACTCCGAATCAGACGATAATCAGTAA
- a CDS encoding HD domain-containing protein, which translates to MFSKEIVFKLFEAFSIQRWNDLVRPFDIVEMDKTAEKMFLSFIIGKYEEKSGKTVNWPTIINHSFFELLRRIALCDMKSPVQRIIRSEYPEEYKKLNRWVLDKYKTIITDPLFLDEFAAYLFDPVDPTDISFRVLRAAHKYSAMRELDMIRMVNEPFRLTEIDKCLEADIADFMDLKGLQLLTAKQQPYYFITEIEKLRFQTRWNQTPRVPATTVLGHSYFVAALVFLMTRTLKLPPYRLSINFFAALFHDLPEAVTRDIISPVKQATDRLPEVVKHIEDEIVAQELLPLMDEYYREEVLYFIQDEFENRIKLNGETRPVTSEELNTTYSAPEFYGIDGKLIRVADHIAAFVEADSSINFGIRSEQLEEGRVNILQHYGKNTVINGFSLESFFESYR; encoded by the coding sequence ATGTTCAGTAAAGAAATAGTATTCAAACTCTTTGAAGCATTTTCCATTCAGCGGTGGAATGATTTAGTCCGCCCCTTCGATATCGTTGAAATGGACAAGACCGCGGAAAAAATGTTCCTTAGCTTTATCATCGGTAAATATGAAGAAAAGAGCGGCAAGACGGTTAATTGGCCTACCATTATTAACCATTCGTTCTTTGAACTGCTGCGCCGCATCGCACTATGCGACATGAAGTCTCCGGTGCAGCGCATCATCCGCTCGGAATATCCCGAAGAATACAAAAAACTGAACCGCTGGGTGCTCGATAAATACAAGACGATTATCACCGACCCGCTGTTTCTTGACGAATTTGCTGCCTACCTCTTCGATCCGGTTGACCCTACGGACATAAGCTTCCGGGTACTGCGCGCCGCACATAAATACTCGGCAATGCGTGAACTCGATATGATCCGTATGGTGAACGAGCCTTTCCGGCTTACCGAAATCGATAAATGCTTGGAAGCGGACATTGCCGATTTTATGGATTTAAAGGGATTGCAGCTTTTGACGGCGAAGCAGCAGCCGTACTATTTTATTACGGAAATTGAAAAACTGCGGTTCCAAACCCGTTGGAACCAGACACCGCGGGTTCCGGCCACAACGGTACTCGGGCATTCATACTTTGTCGCCGCGCTGGTCTTTTTAATGACACGCACGCTTAAACTGCCGCCGTATCGGCTTTCGATTAACTTTTTTGCGGCGCTGTTTCACGATTTACCGGAAGCGGTTACCCGCGATATTATCTCTCCGGTAAAACAGGCCACCGATCGGCTGCCCGAAGTGGTAAAGCATATTGAAGACGAAATCGTCGCGCAGGAGCTGCTGCCGCTGATGGACGAATATTACCGCGAAGAGGTGCTGTATTTTATTCAGGATGAATTTGAAAACCGTATTAAACTGAACGGTGAAACCCGCCCTGTAACAAGCGAAGAGCTGAATACAACATACTCGGCGCCTGAGTTTTACGGGATTGACGGTAAACTGATCCGCGTGGCAGATCACATAGCGGCCTTTGTAGAAGCCGATAGTTCCATCAACTTCGGCATCCGCTCCGAACAGCTGGAAGAAGGCAGGGTAAACATCCTGCAGCACTACGGCAAAAACACCGTCATCAACGGCTTTTCGCTAGAAAGCTTTTTTGAATCATACCGCTAA
- the recN gene encoding DNA repair protein RecN: MLETISVKNIALIDELSLDFNAHLNVLSGETGAGKSILIGALSFLLGGKVTADIIRTGTAEAAVSGTFYLANTHPEAAAWLNERGIEPENNRILLRRTLKENGRGSIWIQDAQVSRSELEEFTSFLVDIHGQHDHQSLFKTAEHRRFLDSYAGILDEVREFSVLYTRLAEIKARLETIRRSEKERTERTDYLAFVIDEIDNARLQPEEDETLEAEETKLCQYEKLYEQADALQNLCTQEQGIVPQLKRLQHISESVTAIDPTVHEYAERIENAYYEMQDIGEFFSSYLSKLVFDPNRLEQVQERLSLINKLKKKYGATIKDILAYREASQAELDSLGESEQDKTALEKEIPALESKLFAAGTALSQKRKTAAAELQRKIQDTLTRLGMPKVVFTVQVTAAEPNGNKQIAGMYGFDSVEFLISTNPGEPVKPLNKIASGGELSRVMLALKTVLTAADEADTLVFDEIDTGIGGEVARTVAEHLKSLAGNKQILCITHLAVIAAAADTHIKILKMQSDNASRTSAQTIDGEARIEEIARMLAGDEVSTASRIHAKELLSRYGSIG; the protein is encoded by the coding sequence GTGCTCGAAACCATTTCGGTAAAAAATATTGCGCTTATCGACGAGCTTTCTCTCGATTTTAACGCTCATCTCAATGTACTGTCGGGAGAAACCGGCGCGGGAAAATCCATTTTGATCGGAGCGCTCAGCTTTTTGCTCGGCGGAAAAGTTACGGCGGATATTATCCGGACGGGTACTGCAGAAGCGGCGGTGTCCGGGACTTTTTACCTTGCCAACACCCATCCCGAAGCTGCCGCATGGCTTAATGAACGGGGAATCGAGCCGGAAAACAACAGGATACTGTTACGGCGTACGCTGAAAGAAAACGGACGCGGCAGCATCTGGATTCAAGATGCCCAAGTGTCCCGTTCCGAGCTTGAAGAATTTACCTCTTTTTTAGTTGACATCCACGGCCAGCACGACCATCAATCTCTTTTTAAAACAGCGGAACACCGCCGCTTCTTGGATTCCTACGCAGGTATCCTCGATGAGGTACGCGAATTCAGCGTCCTTTACACCCGCCTCGCCGAAATAAAAGCAAGGCTGGAAACGATACGCCGTTCCGAAAAAGAGCGGACAGAACGGACCGATTATCTCGCGTTTGTTATCGACGAAATCGATAACGCCCGCTTACAGCCCGAAGAAGACGAAACGCTTGAGGCGGAAGAAACAAAGCTTTGCCAGTATGAAAAGCTGTACGAGCAGGCCGATGCGCTGCAAAACCTGTGTACGCAGGAACAAGGAATCGTACCGCAGCTTAAACGATTGCAGCATATTAGCGAGAGTGTTACCGCTATCGACCCCACGGTGCACGAATATGCCGAACGCATAGAAAACGCTTATTACGAAATGCAGGATATCGGCGAATTTTTCAGCTCCTATCTTTCAAAGCTCGTGTTTGACCCAAACAGGCTGGAGCAGGTACAGGAGCGGCTTTCCCTTATCAATAAGCTCAAGAAAAAATACGGCGCAACCATCAAGGATATTCTCGCCTATCGGGAGGCATCACAAGCGGAACTGGATTCCCTCGGTGAAAGCGAACAGGATAAGACCGCGCTGGAGAAGGAAATCCCCGCGCTTGAATCAAAGCTTTTTGCTGCCGGTACCGCCTTGTCTCAAAAGCGGAAAACTGCGGCAGCAGAACTTCAGCGGAAAATTCAAGACACCCTCACCCGTCTCGGCATGCCTAAAGTGGTATTTACCGTGCAGGTTACGGCGGCCGAACCGAACGGAAACAAGCAGATTGCCGGTATGTACGGATTCGATTCGGTGGAGTTTTTAATCAGCACCAATCCGGGAGAACCGGTCAAGCCGCTCAATAAAATAGCGTCGGGGGGCGAACTTTCACGCGTGATGCTGGCACTGAAGACCGTCTTGACGGCTGCCGATGAAGCGGATACCCTTGTGTTCGATGAAATAGACACCGGTATCGGCGGAGAGGTTGCCCGTACCGTCGCGGAACACCTCAAGAGTTTAGCCGGTAATAAACAAATACTCTGTATTACACACCTTGCGGTTATTGCCGCTGCTGCCGATACTCATATTAAGATATTGAAGATGCAATCCGACAATGCAAGCCGCACATCTGCTCAAACAATAGACGGAGAAGCCCGCATTGAAGAAATTGCACGGATGCTCGCAGGTGATGAGGTTAGTACCGCTTCACGTATTCACGCAAAAGAGTTATTATCAAGGTATGGAAGCATAGGATAG
- a CDS encoding NAD(+)/NADH kinase codes for MQKNAIIILTTYKPHTAEISKELLAFFHENGIRADIYEYDGLPPAKPIRKRYDFAVSLGGDGTVLFAARYCAPKKIPVFPINLGEFGFIAGVEQTHWKQALSEYLAGNAEQHERLMLSTAVYREDKCVGAFDALNDVVVSGDGIAKLVNLALSFNGISFGVYRADGVIVSSPTGSTAYSAASGGPIMDPTVAAFVVTPISAFSLSNRPIVLPASGTMRIEVLHNRQKDVIVSIDGQELFPLCEGDKIDIKMSRHRLKLIGCSPETFYTALRSKLAWSGSMLQE; via the coding sequence ATGCAAAAGAATGCAATCATCATCCTGACAACCTATAAACCGCACACAGCGGAGATATCCAAAGAACTGCTCGCTTTTTTTCACGAAAACGGCATTCGAGCCGACATCTACGAATATGACGGCCTACCCCCTGCAAAACCGATCCGGAAACGGTATGATTTTGCTGTCAGCCTAGGGGGGGACGGTACGGTGCTGTTCGCGGCGCGGTACTGTGCGCCTAAAAAAATACCGGTGTTTCCGATTAATCTCGGTGAATTCGGCTTTATCGCCGGAGTTGAGCAGACACATTGGAAACAGGCGCTCAGCGAATACCTTGCAGGCAATGCGGAACAGCATGAACGACTGATGCTCTCCACTGCCGTGTACCGCGAAGACAAATGCGTCGGCGCTTTTGATGCGCTCAACGATGTCGTGGTTTCGGGAGACGGCATTGCAAAGCTTGTCAACCTTGCACTCTCGTTTAACGGCATCTCCTTCGGCGTCTATCGGGCGGACGGCGTTATCGTGTCAAGCCCGACCGGTTCAACGGCATATTCGGCAGCCTCCGGAGGCCCCATCATGGATCCGACGGTTGCAGCCTTTGTAGTTACGCCTATTTCCGCGTTTTCGCTGTCGAATAGGCCGATTGTGCTGCCCGCTTCCGGCACCATGCGTATAGAGGTTTTGCATAATCGCCAAAAAGATGTTATTGTATCTATAGACGGACAGGAGCTGTTTCCGCTCTGCGAAGGCGACAAAATCGATATTAAGATGTCGCGGCATCGGTTAAAACTTATCGGATGCTCGCCGGAGACGTTTTATACGGCGCTCCGGTCAAAATTGGCGTGGTCGGGAAGTATGCTGCAGGAGTAA
- a CDS encoding DegT/DnrJ/EryC1/StrS family aminotransferase produces MPIPVYSSTIRRSEMDAVLTCMVEEKIGPGEMNQKLIKLVRELYAAEGALALRSPAMALVYALKMFDLPEKAGVLLSALAPSWQYIEVQRNGFTPIVLDVDPLTGLVTLEAVEEGIKQGGRVLVLHETLGNLPDMEAFSALSVPIIEDISQSAGALYGEKRAGTFGSFAILGLEERDILTGGGGGILIAVERRNASVLKNMAETIPVTDFLPDINASLAFVQLKNMEKNLQLRDEMRELYLRALLQTRHKPLVFSEAVRNPVYSFPVILESGFKDVKQYVNRKDIEIELAFTNSIADFLKEENKCISAASLLLRTVLFPLYPRLGLNNAAKIAKVLGTLP; encoded by the coding sequence ATGCCGATACCTGTTTATAGCTCTACTATCCGCCGTTCGGAAATGGATGCAGTGCTCACCTGTATGGTCGAAGAAAAAATCGGCCCGGGAGAGATGAATCAAAAACTCATAAAATTGGTGCGCGAGCTTTACGCAGCCGAGGGCGCGCTTGCATTACGCAGCCCGGCGATGGCCTTGGTGTATGCGCTGAAAATGTTCGATCTCCCCGAAAAGGCTGGCGTACTATTATCGGCGCTCGCGCCTTCGTGGCAGTATATCGAGGTGCAGCGGAACGGTTTTACGCCGATTGTCTTGGATGTCGATCCGTTAACCGGTTTGGTTACGCTTGAAGCGGTTGAAGAAGGCATTAAACAGGGCGGCAGAGTGCTGGTACTGCATGAAACGCTCGGAAATCTGCCCGATATGGAAGCGTTTTCCGCTCTTTCCGTTCCGATTATAGAAGATATTTCTCAAAGCGCAGGCGCCTTATACGGCGAAAAACGGGCGGGAACGTTCGGATCCTTTGCAATATTGGGGTTGGAAGAGCGCGACATTTTAACGGGCGGCGGCGGCGGTATACTGATTGCTGTAGAACGGCGCAATGCCTCTGTGTTAAAGAACATGGCGGAAACAATTCCGGTAACCGACTTTTTACCCGACATCAATGCATCCCTTGCCTTTGTGCAGCTTAAAAATATGGAAAAAAATCTCCAGCTCCGCGACGAAATGCGGGAACTGTATCTCCGTGCACTTTTACAGACACGGCATAAGCCGTTGGTCTTTTCCGAAGCAGTGCGCAATCCCGTTTATTCTTTCCCGGTAATACTGGAAAGCGGTTTTAAGGACGTAAAACAATATGTCAACCGCAAGGATATAGAAATAGAACTTGCATTCACCAATTCAATCGCGGATTTTTTAAAAGAAGAAAATAAATGCATCAGTGCGGCGTCTCTTTTGCTGCGGACGGTGCTTTTTCCGCTCTACCCCCGGCTGGGGCTTAATAACGCAGCAAAGATTGCAAAGGTACTGGGAACACTGCCGTAA
- a CDS encoding chemotaxis protein CheW: MAITDAQFQLVTFQLGEELYGVDIMDVKEIVKVQEVRQIPNAPYYVEGFFHLRNEIIPIISLHKRFHLKKADLDGDDEYLGGFIILKIGKYKIGIVIDRIARVVMVRQEDVQPPPQMITGIGTEYINGVIRQDSGYLILLDIRRLFNPKELQKLTSF, encoded by the coding sequence ATGGCGATTACTGACGCGCAGTTTCAACTGGTAACCTTTCAGCTCGGTGAAGAGCTTTACGGTGTCGATATAATGGATGTAAAAGAGATAGTAAAGGTTCAAGAAGTCCGGCAGATCCCGAATGCACCGTATTATGTCGAAGGTTTTTTCCACTTGCGGAACGAAATTATACCGATTATTAGTTTACATAAGCGCTTTCATCTTAAAAAAGCGGATTTAGACGGCGACGATGAATATTTGGGAGGATTTATCATCCTTAAAATCGGCAAATACAAAATCGGTATCGTAATAGACCGCATTGCTCGTGTCGTTATGGTACGGCAGGAAGATGTTCAGCCTCCCCCTCAGATGATTACCGGTATCGGTACCGAATACATCAATGGGGTTATCCGCCAAGATTCGGGATATTTAATCCTCTTGGATATCCGCAGATTATTTAATCCGAAAGAATTACAGAAACTCACCTCTTTCTAA
- a CDS encoding tetratricopeptide repeat protein produces the protein MQETADFFNDSAVMLAAEGCHNEAIACLRRGLQLEPYSSLMWFNLGLSYYALDDKDNSLYALYQAARCNPFDADIWDTLGVVLHETGEMEASRLAYTKALELETENGRIWNNYGTLLFNEEKYEQARRAFESALTLDPESEDTLFNLRDTYTMLGYKTLARKCSKIIDRMALTTPKAPVKKQDRL, from the coding sequence ATGCAAGAGACAGCTGATTTTTTTAACGACAGTGCAGTAATGCTTGCCGCCGAGGGGTGCCATAACGAAGCAATAGCGTGCCTGCGGCGCGGCCTACAGCTTGAACCGTACAGCAGTTTGATGTGGTTTAATTTGGGACTCAGCTACTATGCGCTTGATGATAAAGATAATTCTCTCTATGCGCTCTATCAGGCGGCGCGTTGCAATCCCTTTGATGCCGATATCTGGGATACACTGGGTGTTGTGCTCCATGAAACCGGCGAAATGGAAGCTTCGCGGCTTGCATATACCAAGGCACTTGAGCTGGAGACTGAAAACGGCCGAATTTGGAATAATTACGGTACGCTCCTTTTTAATGAAGAAAAATATGAACAAGCCCGCCGTGCCTTTGAATCCGCTCTGACCCTCGATCCCGAGTCTGAAGATACGCTTTTTAATTTGCGCGACACATATACGATGCTGGGGTATAAAACGCTTGCAAGAAAATGTTCTAAAATAATCGATAGAATGGCTTTAACAACGCCGAAAGCACCGGTAAAAAAGCAGGACAGACTGTGA